TAATGACTAACTTTACACCAGAATTCAAACTTTTGAGGCCATACAGCAAGAAATCACCCCCAAAAAACCCACATAAATGTTAGCTTAGCCTGTGCCTTAATCTTGACACCACGTAGTACCTACTCAGCTCTATTCACTAATTGTGCTTTTCCATTGGCTAAAGCTTTTCAGGCCATCCAGCTAGaagtaacaacaacaacaaacaccacATACATGTTAGCTTAGCCTGATCTCTCCACACTATGCACTACCTACTTTTGTACTGGCGAAAGCAGGTACTACGAGGTACTTCTTGGCACAATTGGTACTTCTGAAGCTATACAACTAAAGGGGGAAAAacccaaaacacaacacacatgctCATCGCCTCCattttgctgccctcagtctccttggCAGTAAAGATTTCAACTCTTTGATTAAGGAAATACAAGGGAGACACTTTGTCCTCCATTGCTGCTTGGTTTTGGCAGTTTCCCTGCGGTACTGCTTTGAATTGTAAAGCGAGTGGAGGGAACGTGAGCCGCTTaggttaccaaatatggttccttctTCATGACAGGTTCAGCATGCACGTACGTGGATGAAGAACTGTATTGATGCTTCCCCACTTTGCTTTTTATTGCTGCCCAGGAAAAGGACGTGGCTTCATTGGGGTTAAAGATCCCCAAAACTCGGACCTGGTGGTCGTGAAGGGGGTCGTGGCGGAGACCCTGCAAAGCGGGCTGACCACCGTCTTCCTGCCAGTGGTCTACATCGTGGTGTTCGTGGTGGGCCTGCCCACCAACGCCATGGCAATATGGGTGTTCCTGTTCCGCACCAAGAAGAAGCACCCGTCGTCCATCTACATGGCCAACCTGGCGCTGGCCGACCTACTCTTCGTCATCTGGACGCCACTGAAGATCGCCTACCACTTCAATGGTAACAACTGGATCTACGGCGAGCCGCTGTGCAAGGTGATGGTGGCCTTCTTCTATGGGAACATGTACTGCTCCATCATCTTCATCGCCTGCCTCAGCGTGCAGCGCTACTGGGTGGTGACCCACCCGCTGTCCCAGCAGAGGAAGAACAACAAGGTGGCCATCGGAGTCTGCGTAGCCGTCTGGGTCTTCATCTGGCTCAGCACCACGCCGCTCTACCTCTATCAGCACACGGCCCGGCTACGAGAGCCCGCCATCACCACCTGCCACGACGTCAACATCATCGAGGCCCCGCTGGACCCCTTCCCGTCAGTGCAGCTGCCTTACTTTTACTTCATCTGCATGGGCCTGGTGGTGTTCCTGGTACCGTGCGTGGTCATCGTGGTGGCCTACATCCTGCTCCTGCGAGCCCTGGGCAGGAACATGGAGGACAGCACGGCGGCTAAGAACCGCAGACGGGCGGTGGTTCTGATCCTCACTGTGCTGTTCACTTTCTTGCTGTGCTTCATTCCGAGCAACATCATGCTGGTGGTGCACTACTCGCTGCTGAAGGACGGCGTGGAGAACAACGGCTACGGCTTCTACGTGACCACGCTGTGCCTCGCCAGCCTCAACAGCGTGCTGGACCCGTTCATCTACTACTTTGTGTCTGAGGACTTCCGCAACCACGTGAAGAACACGCTGCTGTGTAGGAGCAGCCGGACTGTGGAGCGCATGAGGGTCTCCTTCAGCTCCATGAAGTACTCCAGGAAGAGCAAGTCCTACGTGTCGGAGTCGGGGAACACACAGAGCAGCTCTTGCTAGCCGGCGGAGCAAGTGGACGGCGCTCGTGCGAGGATCACGCCGGTCGGTCTGGCTACGACCGGGATACCCGCAAATGTCACGGAAGCAAAGATTTTAGGCCAAATGGACACGGGTGTTTTGAAAAATGCAGATTAGACTTTTGGAGAACACTTGTGGAGGTTTTAGTGTGAACACGTGGAAATCTTTTTGGctcgtctttttttccatccatccatcttctatgccgcttatcctcactgtagctggagcctatcccacctgacttcgggtgagaggcggggtgcacccggAGGCACGTACAGACAACCAATCATTCACACCCATGGAGTCCGTGCAGGCCGGGATGGACTTCAGCGTTGTGACCATGGAGGAGGAGAGAGTGGAACTTGTAACCTTATTTTCCGCTTTAGTGTTCCATTCGTGTGCAGATGGAACGTTTCTAGTGTGTATGTTTTGGTAAATAAATGCTAAAAGGTTTCTGTGATACCCCTTTTCGTGTTCGCTGGAGTGACTCACTGGGTTTGACTCACGGAGCTTCTGGCTGGCCCGCATGGAAATGACAGGAATTCGCGGAATGCTGCTTCCCAGTGTCATCTGGGACTTCTCAAAGTCACGTT
This Dunckerocampus dactyliophorus isolate RoL2022-P2 chromosome 17, RoL_Ddac_1.1, whole genome shotgun sequence DNA region includes the following protein-coding sequences:
- the f2rl1.2 gene encoding coagulation factor II (thrombin) receptor-like 1, tandem duplicate 2, whose translation is MDPARIWTLLVVLCHFWVADGAGKGRGFIGVKDPQNSDLVVVKGVVAETLQSGLTTVFLPVVYIVVFVVGLPTNAMAIWVFLFRTKKKHPSSIYMANLALADLLFVIWTPLKIAYHFNGNNWIYGEPLCKVMVAFFYGNMYCSIIFIACLSVQRYWVVTHPLSQQRKNNKVAIGVCVAVWVFIWLSTTPLYLYQHTARLREPAITTCHDVNIIEAPLDPFPSVQLPYFYFICMGLVVFLVPCVVIVVAYILLLRALGRNMEDSTAAKNRRRAVVLILTVLFTFLLCFIPSNIMLVVHYSLLKDGVENNGYGFYVTTLCLASLNSVLDPFIYYFVSEDFRNHVKNTLLCRSSRTVERMRVSFSSMKYSRKSKSYVSESGNTQSSSC